Proteins from a single region of Haloplanus sp. GDY1:
- a CDS encoding ABC transporter ATP-binding protein — protein MAKTESDSSSYQDEKTQISLQGLRKEFDIPSGIEVAVDGVDLDIKEGDFVTLVGPSGCGKTTTLRCIAGLETATEGTLYLEGEEAIDTSPQDRDLAMVFQRIALYPHMTARENIEYPLKLAGMSREQRNERVETAAEIVQIDGLLDKYPGELSGGQQQRIAISRAIVREPVAFLMDEPMSDLDAKLKREMRKELSRIHKELNATIVYVTHDQEEAMTMSDKIAVMNDGQIEQVGHPENVYRVPNNTFVAQFIGSPEINLLDASVVDIDEDRAVVDVEDGPTLSFDVGEYLPEKAADDVKLGFRPRKVEAVPDADAAGIQTTVDLHEPLGDEVHMYLEGPQGEMRSVVPVEEVIPEGDHATILPEVPTLYLFNSSTGDRFARGHPDRTGTVDVE, from the coding sequence ATGGCTAAAACAGAATCGGACAGCAGTTCGTACCAAGACGAGAAGACACAGATCTCACTCCAGGGCCTCCGCAAGGAGTTCGACATCCCCTCGGGCATCGAGGTGGCGGTCGACGGCGTCGACCTCGACATCAAGGAGGGCGACTTCGTCACCCTCGTCGGCCCGAGTGGGTGCGGAAAGACGACGACGCTCCGCTGCATCGCCGGCCTCGAAACGGCCACGGAGGGTACCCTCTACCTGGAGGGCGAGGAGGCCATCGACACCTCCCCCCAGGATCGCGACCTCGCGATGGTGTTCCAGCGGATCGCGCTGTACCCCCACATGACGGCCCGGGAGAACATCGAATACCCGCTCAAACTGGCCGGCATGTCCCGCGAGCAGCGGAACGAACGGGTCGAAACCGCCGCCGAAATCGTCCAGATCGACGGGCTGCTCGACAAGTATCCGGGGGAGCTCTCCGGCGGGCAACAGCAGCGCATCGCCATCAGCCGTGCCATCGTCCGCGAACCGGTCGCCTTCCTGATGGACGAGCCGATGAGCGACCTCGACGCGAAGCTCAAACGCGAGATGCGCAAGGAGCTCAGCCGGATCCACAAGGAGCTCAACGCCACCATCGTCTACGTCACCCACGACCAGGAGGAGGCGATGACGATGTCGGACAAGATCGCCGTGATGAACGACGGGCAGATCGAGCAGGTGGGACACCCGGAGAACGTCTACCGGGTCCCCAACAACACGTTCGTCGCCCAGTTCATCGGCTCGCCGGAGATCAACCTGCTCGACGCCTCCGTCGTCGACATCGACGAGGACCGCGCCGTCGTCGATGTCGAGGACGGGCCGACGCTCTCCTTCGACGTCGGCGAGTATCTCCCCGAGAAGGCGGCCGACGACGTCAAACTCGGCTTCCGGCCGCGGAAAGTCGAGGCGGTGCCGGATGCGGACGCCGCGGGGATCCAGACGACAGTCGACCTCCACGAACCGCTCGGTGACGAGGTCCACATGTACCTCGAAGGGCCGCAGGGAGAGATGCGGTCCGTCGTCCCCGTCGAAGAGGTGATTCCGGAGGGCGACCACGCGACGATCCTTCCGGAAGTGCCGACGCTCTACCTGTTCAACAGCTCGACCGGGGATCGATTCGCCCGTGGCCACCCCGACCGGACGGGGACGGTCGACGTAGAGTAG
- a CDS encoding carbohydrate ABC transporter permease, translated as MSTLQDTVNNWFRIPKKSWGGLLETLFEDKKALIGLTVGPATLLMLFASFLPILWALNLSLYDAGALSPTWTWVGTQNYVEVINSPAYWDAFWRSVSFGFGSVAVQLVVGVGTALMLSREFRGVVLARAMIFLPYLIPTVVVGMVFRLMLNGNYGIINVFLIDIGLINQPIGWLTEGRIALPTLIVANSWKFAIFITIMVLARLQSIPNEFYEAATMNGAGPLRKFRDITFPQIKGVILLTLLLRGIWMFNKFDIIYIMTTGGPGQATTTLPIYIFEMAFLNFRLGQAGAIAGTLFGFLGIGAIVYFVGFNPAEEVGR; from the coding sequence ATGAGTACACTACAAGACACCGTTAATAACTGGTTCAGAATACCGAAAAAATCCTGGGGTGGGCTGCTCGAAACCCTCTTCGAGGACAAGAAGGCCCTCATCGGGTTGACCGTCGGTCCAGCCACGCTGCTGATGCTCTTCGCGTCGTTCCTGCCGATCCTGTGGGCACTCAATCTCAGTCTCTACGACGCGGGAGCCCTCTCGCCGACGTGGACGTGGGTGGGCACTCAGAACTACGTGGAGGTCATAAACAGTCCGGCGTACTGGGACGCGTTCTGGCGTAGCGTGTCCTTCGGCTTCGGCTCGGTCGCGGTCCAGCTCGTCGTGGGCGTCGGGACGGCGCTGATGCTCTCGCGGGAGTTCCGGGGCGTCGTCCTCGCGCGGGCGATGATCTTCCTGCCCTACCTCATTCCGACCGTGGTGGTCGGGATGGTGTTCCGGCTGATGCTCAACGGCAACTACGGCATCATCAACGTCTTCCTCATCGACATCGGGCTCATCAATCAGCCAATCGGCTGGCTGACGGAGGGGCGGATCGCGCTCCCGACCCTGATCGTGGCGAACTCCTGGAAGTTCGCGATCTTCATCACGATCATGGTGCTGGCCCGACTGCAGTCGATCCCCAACGAGTTCTACGAGGCGGCGACGATGAACGGAGCCGGACCGCTCCGGAAGTTCCGTGATATCACGTTCCCGCAGATCAAGGGCGTCATTCTGCTCACGCTGCTGCTGCGTGGCATCTGGATGTTCAACAAGTTCGACATCATCTACATCATGACCACCGGTGGTCCGGGGCAGGCGACGACGACGCTTCCGATCTACATCTTCGAGATGGCGTTCCTCAACTTCCGGCTCGGACAGGCCGGCGCCATCGCCGGGACGCTGTTCGGCTTCCTCGGCATCGGTGCCATCGTCTACTTCGTCGGCTTCAACCCCGCCGAGGAGGTGGGTCGCTGA
- a CDS encoding carbohydrate ABC transporter permease — translation MVFTDRVSNRIQSFVGGILPYQERLQVRKAALYLVVILTCAVMMFPMYWMLVASIQPYDHIVQTPTWFPTQVIAALQIDAYISVFADRNFERWYFNSVLVAIIAIVSTVGASTLAGYGLTRVQFRGRKNFARLILFSYMFPPILLAFPQYQIWRQIGLLNSYIGISVAHIAISLPFGMWMMWKFFQTVPIAYEEAAWMNGASQFHSFKDVAIPMAKPGMVAVAIFTFAVSWNDFTMATILLPDSSMQTLPPAVQTFVQQNYVYWGQIMAASTLMSIPPFLLVYKLQESILEGFRTGGL, via the coding sequence ATGGTGTTCACCGACAGGGTCTCGAACCGGATCCAGTCGTTCGTCGGGGGCATCCTCCCCTATCAGGAGCGCCTGCAGGTCAGGAAGGCGGCGCTGTACCTCGTCGTCATCCTGACGTGTGCCGTGATGATGTTCCCGATGTACTGGATGCTGGTGGCCTCCATCCAGCCGTACGACCACATCGTGCAGACGCCGACGTGGTTCCCGACGCAGGTCATCGCCGCACTCCAGATCGACGCGTACATCAGCGTCTTCGCGGACCGTAACTTCGAGCGCTGGTACTTCAACAGCGTTCTCGTGGCCATCATCGCCATCGTCTCGACCGTGGGTGCGTCCACGCTGGCGGGCTACGGCCTGACCCGGGTTCAGTTCCGCGGCCGGAAGAACTTCGCCCGGCTCATCCTGTTCAGTTACATGTTCCCGCCGATCCTGCTGGCGTTCCCGCAGTACCAGATCTGGCGGCAGATCGGACTGCTGAACAGTTACATCGGGATCAGCGTCGCCCACATCGCCATCTCGTTGCCGTTCGGGATGTGGATGATGTGGAAGTTCTTCCAGACCGTCCCGATCGCGTACGAGGAGGCGGCGTGGATGAACGGGGCGTCACAGTTCCACTCGTTCAAGGACGTGGCGATCCCCATGGCGAAACCCGGGATGGTCGCCGTCGCCATCTTCACGTTCGCGGTTAGTTGGAACGACTTCACGATGGCGACGATCCTGCTCCCGGACAGTTCGATGCAGACGCTCCCGCCCGCAGTCCAGACGTTCGTCCAGCAGAACTACGTCTACTGGGGGCAGATCATGGCGGCCTCGACGCTGATGTCGATCCCGCCGTTCCTGTTGGTGTACAAGTTGCAGGAAAGCATCCTCGAAGGCTTCCGCACAGGAGGACTCTAA